GGACGAGCAACTGAAGTAAAAAAAATAACGGTAGGATAGGTTTAGAAATGGATACAAGGAATATTCCTTTAAATATTCCCTATTTTGTACTTTTTAGGATTTCTTTATaatatcccttataaataggaagagatagaGAACAAATAGGGGGATCTTGACTTCTTGATAAGAGCACTTTTGTAAAGAGTTGACAAAAGAGAATATACAAGTATTGTCTTGTTCACTGATTCTTGAGCTCCACACACGTTATTCATTTTTTGTGAACAAGATCCAAAGATTCCTTATCCATCTTCATTACCTTTGTCCCACGTTGCTGCCAGGAAGGAGAATCACCGGAACCATCTAACATTTGGGTGATAAATTCCTCTTTATTATATTTGTTGACATTGTCTACATTTATTGCATGTTCTTATTACAATATTAATTGATAATCATTGAACACATGACTGATCTTCGTTACTCTTAAACATGATCTCATTCCACGGATCTGTCCCATGTTTTGTctagattttattatatttaactaaGATTTATCCGCTAtttcatcattaattagtttagCAAAAAATTTAACACTCTTTGGTCAAACACATAAACAACCTTAAGATGCCAAGAGGGGATTCTTTTGGTGCTCTTCAGCACTAGACAGTAGACTCCAAGAAAATTAGATAGTATATATAACGTAATCATAAATAGTTGGCCGGCATATGATTAACGATGACTTAACTGCTACCTCCATATGATTTTGCATTCATCTCCTTAAAGCCAAGGTTATTTGGTTCGCCGGTATCAAGAAAGTCCACCAAATGTTCCACAAATATTGAGTACTTATGTTTGACTTTGGTATTCTTTAGTCTTCATTAATATAGTAAGCTCAATGTTGCAACAGGcgatggttatatatatatatatatgtatgtatgttaaGGAGGATTAGAGCTTAAGGTCAGAGTTATGCTCCTTCAAATTAAAATTTACAAAAGTTAATTCTTCGAATCAGAGACGAATTCAGGATTTAAATTCAATGAGTTCAAACTTTCACTAAACTCAATATACTGATAAAACTATGAGTTTAGATCTAATATTTGTTAAGATTTTAAtaagttttttatatatatatatttatacttaGTGTCAAATATGGGTTCAATAGACTCTAGGCTACATCCGCCTGGGCTTTGAATCAGTCATGTTTTAGGAGCGGGGTATGCTGGTGAGGTTAAAAAAGACAATGTAAATTTCTCTCTTTTCATATACTAAGATCTCATTTTTATAAGACACGTTTGGTTAGACACAGACTTGATTTGCTAATTTGAGTTAGGTATTATATAGTGTcaacacagaccttacccctaccatgaaaatagagaagttgtttccgaaagaccattggtacaaaaaaattaaaagatatTAATAATAGAAAAGTGATATTTTAGAAAGTGAAGAGCTAAATGAGTTTGAATTATTGAAAGTTGTATAGACTAGTGTTATTAGTGTAATTGGTGTCAGAAACTTTGAGACTTTCAAACAAAAAAAGTGTCATCTACAAAGATGGATATGAATTTTGAGTTAATGAGTACGGACTATAGAGTAGGTGAGATCTATTATTTTTGCGCCATTTGTAGGTTTTTTCATAGGTATACATGATCTGAGAAAAAGCAATTGGTTCTGTTAAATCCTTTGTAAATTAAAGACAGAATTGCTTCCGCTCATATACATTGTAATGAAATGAGTATTTATTTGATTATTTCAGATAATTTTTCATTTTCATGAAATGTTCTATCCAATTCTAAATGAATTGGCCTTCTCACTTggaggaaaattttattttgtgtctcatacaactgacactagttgtatgagacaacttttttgtctcacagttttgtggacccagatttctgtggatccaaaagtgtaagattggggtccacaaatttgtgagacaaaaaggagcCTCATATAACTAGTgtaagttgtatgagacacaaaataaaacttctcggaaACTCCACCTCCACTGCATTGGTTTAAATAGCTTACAATAAAACTTGTAATTTAGCCTTCAAAGCAATTTGCTCTGGAGCAAattttcacttttagcccgcgccaaAATTTTTTTACATTCAATAGCcgaaaatatgtaataaattttgtataattatATAACATACAGAAGGTATATACATgcaaaaaattatacaaaaaatataggagtacattttttcggctattattttgaaagCGGCTATTCAGTGTCATTTTCCCAAAAAAATAGTAGCAGTAACATTACTTCTAGAGTCTCATATATTTCCATTTGTTCATTGTAAAAATCGGCAAGTATGCATTGTAAGCAGTAGAATATTAAAAACCAAAAATTCCAACTGATGCAGTATCCTGAAACAGACATTGTAATATACAATATGATACAATACTATGTTTCAATATATGGTAGTTTACTATTTGAAAAGATAATCAGAATATAACTAAGAAGCATTATGTTATGTATTATACGTCAAGGACGAAGCAACAAATAAGCTATGACAAAGAGGAAATACTCACTTAGAATATCATGATCATGATCATGATTTTCTTGATCTGATATGCTTTCatttcatttcactccaaaacttaTGGCTTCTTGGGGTTGCATCCTTATTCTTTATTTCCTGTTTCCTCTGATTTCCCCTAAAATTACAAGAAATTTGGCTTCTGGTGCACCTACACAGTTAACTAATATCTACCCTTTTCCATGCTCGGATCACATCAAGACGTGCAGCGCGTTCCTCTATCAGCATAATGGCCTGTCAAAACAGAATATCACCAAGTTTTACTCAGTTAATGTATCAGCAATTAAGCCGATTAGCTACGATGACAGACAAGACTACCTAGTAACTGTACCTTGTACTTGTAAAGATGTTAATGGAACTGTTGGATATTTCTATGACACAAGTTATAAGCTGCAGCTACTGGATACATTTGCAAATGTTTCTAATGATATTTATAGTGGCCAGGCTTGGAAAGTTGGTGGAGAAGAAGAAAGTTACAAAGCTGAGGATGTAGTAACTATGCATCTATTGTGTGGATGTGTAGAAGATGACCAGAAAACTGTAGTGACATATACTGTTCAGCAGCGCGATACGCTATCAAGTATTGGAGATTTACTTACTTCTCAAGTTAGTGACATTGAGAAGTTGAATCCTTCCTTGGCAAGTCCACAATTTGTAGATATTGGATGGCTTTTATATGTGCCCATGTACAAAAATGGAGTTCCTCTACCAAGTACAGGTTAGTTATATCTACAATTAAAAGGTCAGTCTggtacactaagctcccgctatgcgcggggtcagGGGAAGGGATGAACCACAAGGATCTATTAtgcgcagccttaccctgcatctctgcaagaggctgtttccataGCTCGAACCCACGATCCCCTGATCACATGTcatcaactttaccagttatgcgAAGGCTCCTATACTTTAGTTATATCTACAATTATTACATAGAAATTGACTTTTCACTGCCTCATTTCCCCATCATTCAGCAGGAAAGAAGCACAAGGCGCACAAATGGACGATACTAGTTGGAATATTATCAGCTGTGACAGTACTTTCAATGTGTACTGTTATGATATTTATTATCAGGAGAAACAGATTGCAAAAACGCGCCAAGGAAGATCGTGCAGCTATTTATAAAAGCTTAAGTACTAACAAAACCATGTCTTTGCAGAAGCAGTACATGTACAAAGATCAAACTGAAGGTTTGATTACTGTTTGTCAATTTGTTATGATAACATGAGAAGATTGaattatagaaaaattaacaaaatcaaTTGATTCAACTCTGCAGACATTCCAGTTTTTGAATCTGAAAGGCCAGTAATATACAGTCTTGAAGAAATTGCAGAAGCTACGTGTGATTTTGACGAGTCTAGGATAATTGGACAAGGTGGATATGGGAGTGTATACTATGGGACAATTGGGAAGCAGGTATATATATAGcaattccttttgtttttatttcttcatttttgctgGTCAGATGTATTTAAAAGGCAATTACCACACTGATACTAGGAAGTTGCAATAAAAAAGATGAGGTCTAACAAGTCCAAGGAGTTTATTGCAGAGCTCAAAGTCTTATGCAAGATCCACCACATAAATGTGGTAAGTAAATCAAATTGTTAGGTACTTACTTTTggcataactggtaaagttgtcgccatgtgaccaggaggtcgcGAGTTCAAGcagtggaaacagcctcttgcagaaatgcagggtgaGGCTGCGTACATAGACTCTTATAGTCCGGCCCTTCcctggaccccgcgcatagcggaagcttagtgcaccgggatgccctttttactttttttgaagATCCAGAATTTATGAAGAGTTTCATCCTGTAGGTGGAGTTGTTGGGTTATGCCAGTGGGGATGATCACCTCTACTTGGTTTATGAGTATATCCCAAATGGTTCTCTCAATGAACATCTTCATCAACCAATGCTAAAAGGTACTCTTTATAACATGTAAATTCAACCTTTGACCTCATCTTGATACAAGATTTAATGTGACATGTAGTATAACTGAAGTTCACAAACTGTATAAGTTATAACCCTGTAAAGCACATCGAAAACTAagattttgaaaaccaaaaagaaaaattatgcAGAATAATTAGTTAGCTTATATCAACTTTGTTGTGAACCAGGTCATAAGCCTCTAAGTTGGACTACAAGAACACAGATAGCTGTAGATACTGCAAGGGGTATTGAGTATATCCATGACCATACAAAATCTCGGTATGTTCATCGTGATATAAAAACGAGCAACATTCTACTTGACGAAGCCATGAGAGCTAAGGTGCCTTCTTTCGACTCCTCCTTCAAGTACACGGATATCACATTTAAAACTTGTACTATATCTTTTTCATCAGAAATGGACTAGAACTTCTTATAGTTTTCATTAAATATACATCCAACAAAGTTTTTCTCTTATAGGTTGCAGATTTTGGTCTGGCGAAACTAGTTGGTCGAACCAATGAAGATGAATTCTTAGTGACTCGCCTAGTTGGAACACCAGGATATCTTCCCCCTGAGTAAGAATCTGAATTTACACATTCTTGTGAGTCTCTTTTGTGTCTTTAACAACAGAATGCCATATTGTCTAGCAATATCAAATCCATTTGATGTCTCATATCTGTTACAGATCTGTGAAAGAGCTGCAGATAACTACCAAAACAGATGTTTTTGCATTTGGAGTAGTTCTTGCAGAACTAATAACTGGCAAACGGGCACTCATTCGCGAAAATGGAGATCCTAACAAGATGAAATCACTCATCTCAATTGTAAGTCAACCATTTAGCAGAGAGAATGAAACACAATCACATCAATGACTAGCAGAGAAAATTGACATCTTTTAGAACATGATGGAATAgcaatttttatatgaaaaaacaaaaagaacctAAAACAAGAATAACTGAGATGTCAGGAGATAACTGTCTTGCTTGTTACAGCTTAAGTTTATATAGGCCTATGTTTGTTTCACCATAGTTAGTCTTTCACTAACGAAAGAGTGTGTCCGCTGAATGGTCAGATTCAAGAAATATTCCAAGATGAGGATCCAGAGTCAGCATTGGAATCCTTTATAGATGGAAATATAAAGGGATGCTATCCCTTGgaagatgtatacaaggttggcCATCTAAATATATCTTGATGTTCAAGTCTCTTACGCCTTTTATAAAGCCAGTAAACTATGAATTTAGAGCTGACATTTACTTTCTGATTACTCTACAGATGGGAGAAATTGCAGATTGGTGCCTAAGTGAAAATGCAATTAACAGACCAGAAATGCGTGAGGTGGTTGTTGCATTATCTCAAATCAGGATCTCCTCCACAGAATGGGAGGCATCATTAGGAGGAGACAGTGTGGTTTTTAGCGGACTCTTTAACGGGAGATGAAATGAAGCAAAactcttaatttttaaaatagagTGAAACTTTTACTACTGCAAGCAGTTAATTATGTTCTGCTTATTGAtggaatttctttttctttttcctatctTGTAAAGTTACATAAAATGTTTGATAAACAGGATTCAACATGTTGATTTCTACTTGGCTTCAGAGTCATCCTGCTAAATTTCTGGACCAAATTCTTACAGGAATAAAAATTTAGAATAACAACAGAAACTCTTTCGTTGGACTAGTAATAACCGGTAAACATTCCCTCTTTAGACATATAGAGTTCAAGACTAAGAAGCAAATAACAGCATGTGCCCCTCAACAGAAAAATTTGGACTATGCTTTTATGCAGAATAAAATCCAGTACTTGATGTTAAGAGTTAATACGCTAACAAGTGCCTCAGCTACTGAAAGCATACATGGGTGAGTTACTCATCCAAGAATGTCTTAAGACTCAACCAAATTGACTGTCCTAAGCACTCATTAACTCGATCAGAAATCAAATTTGAGTGATCAATCCCTATAACTAGCTAAAGTAATATAGTCACAATGACAGTAACAACGTATTAGTATCATACAAATACTGCTTAAATTCCTGCACCTCCCTCGCAGACTCCTTGTgtcaaaaagagaaaaggaagtttATGATCTCCCAATTGCTGGAGAGGATTTTGGATGCTGAAGGGAAATTATAGTTTCAAAAGCGCCCACCAAAGCCTTGACCTTGCTTCTCCTGGTCTCGGCAAGCTTGCTTGCAGTAACTTCAATCACATTGTTGAACAAACTTGGAGCTTCTTTCATGTCTTCTATAGCCTGGGACCGAAGATTTACTTTCAAAACATTGTCTTTAGCAGTACCTGAATGGTCATTGGCAATACATCTTTTCAAGCCTTTTCCTCTAAGATCACCACTTTCATTTTCGCGCTCATGATCTTGAACGGAGACTTGCCTATATTTTAGTCTCCTTGGACTACTGTCTTTCTCAGACTGGGAATCAGTTGTCTTTCCCTTTTTGAACTTGAGCATCTTAGGACTGCAATCTTCATTTTCTAGGCCAACTTGTCCAGCCCTCCTTTGAGGTTTTATGCCTTGCTTCTGGTTTGTATTTCCAGTTTGTCTGGTGCTAACGTCTGTTACATCACTGTTAAAAGACTCATTGGCTGAAGTTGATGGTAGCGACACCAATGAAGATGAGGAAATGGAAGATTGGGTGGTACCAATGTTTCTTGAGCTACTGCCACCTGAAGATTGAGGAGAGGATGGGGTGCAAAATGGTGATGAAGCCGTCTTACCTCGTGTTGGACTATCTCGATCCAAAGAGGATTCTTTGACATTACTATTTTCCTGATAAATCCCTGCAGTGTGGCTTTTATTCTTTGATTCTCTAAGATACAATGTCTTCTTTGGAACATTTTCATGATTGATTTGCGCAGTCTTGCTTGGTGTAAGATTAGTCCTACTGTTAAGTTGAGATGCTTTTCTTGGGGAGTTGTTAGTGGATGTTGTGCTTGATACCTTCTTCACTGAAGATTTTGGAGACAATGAAACAGTTGAGTTAACAACACTCTTTTTCTTGCTTAGCTCGGAGGATCCACCGTCCTTGTCCATTTTACAGCTGTGGTTTTGTCTACTGCTTGATCCTTCCGATAAAGACTCGTGAAGTTTTGAAGACCTACCCGGTATAAAGATGTCGCTGTATCTTCTGTGATGTCTTCTTGATGCACTTTCTTCTAAAGGCTTCAGCTTGGAATCACATTGATAATTTACAAAAGCATCTGCTCTTTTGGTGGATGTTGGGATTTCCTGTCCATTGACTTGGCATTTTTTTTGGCTCTTGATTTCTGAAGATTGTTTAGTTGAGCTTGGTAGTTTCTTCCTTTCTGGAATTTTTCCTAATGTTGCTCCACATCTTGTGGGCCGGGGAATCCTTGCCTTTGTTGGAGAATCATGTTCAAAACCAGACTTGCACATATCGTGACACGAACCTGTTGGAACGCCAAGATAACGTGACAAGACCTTGGATCCACCCATTTCAAATCCTAGGCTACCGGTTGAATTCCTTCTTACACGACTGACTACACGCTCAATTTTCTCCAGGTTTTCAGGTATACCACAAGACATATCAGCCATTGTGCTAAGAGAAGGAAATGAAATCACAAACCAACACCCTGCAGATTATGATATAAAGGGTTCAGAGTAAGCAACAAAAAAAACTTATTGTGATTGTTTTTCTGTTTACAGAAAAACAACAACTACGCCTAAATCACAAGAAAGTTGGGGGccgctatatgaatcctcactatcCATGTTGCTCCATTTAGACTCATCCAAACCCAATATTACAATAATACTAAGAATAttttttgttgtgattgtttTCTTTTTACTTCTAAAAGATCCAAAACAAAGAGTACTACTCACCAGGACTTGAAAGCAAGAAGTAGCCGAGTGTTGTTTGAATCGTCAACCTCACAAGTTTGGCGTCCTAAATAGATAGAAACAAGGACATGTTAACTGGTGAAGATCAGGTGGGGATGCTTTTTCATCCATTGCCTTGTATGACTTAAGTCTACATTCTGTCATAAAATGCTGATAAAGAGGAAAATTATACATAGTTAATAACTTAATATTCATAACCTACAGTAGCTAAGATAAACTGGAGGATTTACAACTGTCATCACCTAATAAACAATAAATTGAAATATTCCAGTGCTCAAAATTATCACTAACTTTATCGAAAACAACACCTCTACCTTCAAACCCCactttgtgggattacactgggtttgttgttgtattATCGAGGCTGAGAACATCGATCTAGCACAGATGTTTCTGTATTAAGATTTAATCAACTTATCCATTTTTGACATAAAATTTATATTCTTGCTTGTTCATGACATTCCGACAGTAAAATAttctataattcccttcatctaaACGATAAAAAGTTTATATTCCAAGAACTATATCTCCCAATTGTCCTCCCCTTCTTTAGCTTACCCTTAAAATCAGATTAtatattgaaaaaataaaatctaaaaattGAAAGGATGAATATGGCTTGGATGAGAGGGCTATAAATAAATCATACCATTGAGACATACATGCAAGTAGCAAAGGTGTTAGCAATATTCAACCAAAATAAAAGAATATTATCATAGAAATAATAGATACATTATTGTTTTTTATCATCaagaaaaataactcaaattttaCAAAAAAGACAATCAAGAAGCTTTTAACtaccaaataaagaaaaaaaaatttagttgAAGGGAGGAGCTGAAATTGTACCTGTTCCTTACATGTAAGGAAGAGGGACCCCAAACAGTTggttgaaattttattttgtggaaaagaaaggaataagaaagaagagggaggttTAGAATTATGAAGTTCATGAGCTAGTGGTGGAAAGGATCTTGATCTTATTATTGTTAGAAATTAGAATTGATAAATTTATGTGAGAACAAGCGTAATTATAGCAAGGAGATTATTTTTGTAGAAAGAGGAAATCACAAAATAATTCCAATAGCATAGTAAGTGAATATAAAAAAAGTCCTAATCCGTTGGCATTGTAAATTTTAGTGGGAAATTTTCGTTCCTGTACCATATGGGAaattatctatatctatctatttatatctagattattataaaagcacgaataatttatgTTAAATGTTAAACGACTAAAATATCACTGAAACATTGATTGACTTTTATAACTttgaatatttgtataatttaaagATATAATTGTAAATTACCTAAGGTTGGAATTCTTTTCCGATTTAATTACACCTAGCCTACAAAGTTAATTTCGGGTCAAATTGTTTTGGGATTTTATCTTTGGCCTACATCTTCTTGGATAACTGACGCTTTGTATAATAGCTTCTTTTTGGACAACAATATCTCTTCCTTCACATGCTTCGTCGTAACCATTGCAATATAACCTTTGGAATCTAAAATCAATTGAGACTTTGTATCTGACTCCATGTCAGATTAACATTGTGTTATTCCTTCAAACAAGAATTTCATTTGgaacaaaattaaaatattagACTTGGACTATAAAGTAAATTGTGAAAGGAATATGAATTTGAGTTGGAGAAAAAGTTGAAGCAACATAGCTAAAGAAAAGTATTTAAACTAATAGAAATTATTTCACAAGTAaattatccaaaaccaaatcgaATCGGTACTATCATATAGCTTAAATACATGTTTTAGAATCGCGAAGGATTCCTTTCAAATTACAGTTATAGCAGTTCTAATTTTAACTTTATTTATGTGGGATATGAATAATAAAAAAGCAGAGATCATGACAAAGTTATAACTGTTTTGAGATGACTTCTATTATCATGATGTACATATTCATATCTTGTATATGTACTGTGTATATTAACATTGGTCTCATGTTATTCATCACGTGTTTTATTCTTAATATAATGTTTGTACGTGTAGAATCGTCAATAAGATAAAGAGCCCAATGCTGCTATGCGGATGCTTCTCAAAAAGATATTTATTTCAATCGAATAAAAACAAAGTCTTTAAGAGAcgattgattttgaagaaaaatgcaTCCACCATGTTACTGAATAATTGGATCTCTCAAATGGCTTACATAATTTATAAAGATGGTAGGTACAGGTTTTGACAATAATGCCATATTTCCAAATAAACTTTCGCCTCCAAAAAATAAAGAATATTCTTTCCAATACACTTTTGTTTTGTAATGACAATAAATGAAGCACATGCCTAAACAATAACACAATATGTTTTCTCGCATGAACAATTATATGTTGAACTTTCAAGAGATatcaatatgacaacaacaagaTATCTGGTGATGAGTGATGGCAAAATGGCCAAAGTGATAGAAGAAAACATACACTAAAAATATCAAGTATTAGGTAAGATACGACACAAATATTATGTAGCTTAACTAAATTTATAATCTTTGTAGCTCAGACGATATCTAATCATCAAGTATTATGTTAATGTAAGTAAAATTGatttcaacatttaaataatagttGCAATTTTTCCACGTCATTATGATATGATTATTTTTCTTGTTAATATCGTcttaataattataattatatattCTTTCACATAAATAACGGAATAGAGATTTACGTGCATCACACATACATAGAAACTAGTTATTATGAAAGCACGAATATAATGTcgatttacaaaaataaccttaaaaataaattttatattagacaaaatagtcattttacTATTTTCCTAGTATTTAGGATTTTGAAACCAATTAAACTTATGTttatatttctttccttatttgattaATATTCCTTTTGAATAAAACTATACTATAAACTTAATATCAAAACTTTTGCTTTCTCCCCAAACTATATAGAgacaataaatatttattgtcTGAAGTTCTCCCATCCAATGAAACGGCACTAAAACTACCCTAATTATAGTTAACAAATTTTTGAGTCAACAAACGATACAATACCATTGAATAGCTGTATTTTTTCTTCAAAGATAATCTGTATtggaaaaattaattatattttgctACAATATATGctagataaaattataatcactattaataatttaaaatttagatGAATCGATAATTATTCTAATatttgttataaattaaaaaaataagacCTATTTCCTTCTAATAGTTTCTTTTGAAGTTAAAGACTACCCAAGAAATCTACTTCTTCGGGAGGAAAAAAATCCTTAATCTtaatttgaaatgatttttttATTGTTCACAATCAAAAAGATTGATAAAGTATTTTTAATACAATAACAGTAACAACTATGCCTCGGTCCAAAATAAAAATGGagtaaacaattttaaattatatattagTTATATACAACTAAACAACTTTAAGTTATATATCGATTTATACAATCAgctaaataaatattttcaacCAAAGAAGTAATAGTCACAATATTTATGCAAGTTATACAAAGTTAAATTATTCCTTTTAATCTTAGTAATAGTACTTGGAAACTGAAAGTTTTAGACCGAATAATAGAGAAAAATGAGAACATATGTCAAAATTTGTTGCATTAATAAGAAGTAAAAGAGAACAAATAATAATTACAAGTAATAACTGATATTCAAAAAGAAGTTTATGGCTTTGGGGATTTCTCGGAAACTTAGGTATCAAAACTACTTCCAAGCTAAGGGCTATTGTTTTAAAACTACTATttgtattgaataaaaatgtaTTACTCCCTTCGTCTCATATTATGTGTCATATTTCAATTTTGCACACCtcttaagaaatattaattagaaAAAGGATTGGACTATTTCCCTCTTATTTATGTCATAAAATTAATCTTttttcattgaatatttattctattaaTGTGTTATCCcaatcttcaagaacaattattaataagggtaaaaaagaaaaaagataatcaattttgtcttgaacttctaaaatgacaaataatttgagataactaTTTTTAATAACCATGATTGTtaatatgagacggagggagtaatatttaagattttgcttaatttagaactttaaatccaataaaattgTTATGTGACTATAGTAGTAACATTAAAGtcctaaaattaaaaataacGAACTTTCTCCTAGGCCACGTGGCAATTCCACAACATCGCAATATTGTGTTAGAATTGGGAAAAAGAAATTAGAGCTAAACCTCAATCGTCTTAGACTAattctttttactttttctctTTCAATATTACAAACAACTCTAACATTGTTGGATTGTTCTTTGTAGATAGATAGGATGAATCGAAAGAATATTCTTTTATTGTGCATAACTTGAAACACCAAGAGATATGATAATGTTACCTATAATAACAAGTGGTATATATAGCAATAATGAATTTGTCAAGAGGTCATATGGTTCACTCAAAATTTGATATACCTCTTTAAATAATCGACACAACCATCATAAAAATATCATAGTATAATGAAGATATGTTATATcgatagaaaagaaaaattaatctGGGATAAACTACATATGGAGAAGCGTCATACCATCGACATCGGCGGCATGAGCTTTAAGATATAATGGACTTCGAGAAATTATTGGgcaaaaagataatttttgaaagtaatttatgTCAAATACTATCAATAGTTCCAAATTAATAAATACATAAATTGTAAATGCAACATGATAACTTCATG
Above is a window of Nicotiana tabacum cultivar K326 chromosome 8, ASM71507v2, whole genome shotgun sequence DNA encoding:
- the LOC107830341 gene encoding lysM domain receptor-like kinase 3, which gives rise to MLSFHFTPKLMASWGCILILYFLFPLISPKITRNLASGAPTQLTNIYPFPCSDHIKTCSAFLYQHNGLSKQNITKFYSVNVSAIKPISYDDRQDYLVTVPCTCKDVNGTVGYFYDTSYKLQLLDTFANVSNDIYSGQAWKVGGEEESYKAEDVVTMHLLCGCVEDDQKTVVTYTVQQRDTLSSIGDLLTSQVSDIEKLNPSLASPQFVDIGWLLYVPMYKNGVPLPSTAGKKHKAHKWTILVGILSAVTVLSMCTVMIFIIRRNRLQKRAKEDRAAIYKSLSTNKTMSLQKQYMYKDQTEDIPVFESERPVIYSLEEIAEATCDFDESRIIGQGGYGSVYYGTIGKQEVAIKKMRSNKSKEFIAELKVLCKIHHINVVELLGYASGDDHLYLVYEYIPNGSLNEHLHQPMLKGHKPLSWTTRTQIAVDTARGIEYIHDHTKSRYVHRDIKTSNILLDEAMRAKVADFGLAKLVGRTNEDEFLVTRLVGTPGYLPPESVKELQITTKTDVFAFGVVLAELITGKRALIRENGDPNKMKSLISIIQEIFQDEDPESALESFIDGNIKGCYPLEDVYKMGEIADWCLSENAINRPEMREVVVALSQIRISSTEWEASLGGDSVVFSGLFNGR
- the LOC107830351 gene encoding uncharacterized protein LOC107830351, which gives rise to MADMSCGIPENLEKIERVVSRVRRNSTGSLGFEMGGSKVLSRYLGVPTGSCHDMCKSGFEHDSPTKARIPRPTRCGATLGKIPERKKLPSSTKQSSEIKSQKKCQVNGQEIPTSTKRADAFVNYQCDSKLKPLEESASRRHHRRYSDIFIPGRSSKLHESLSEGSSSRQNHSCKMDKDGGSSELSKKKSVVNSTVSLSPKSSVKKVSSTTSTNNSPRKASQLNSRTNLTPSKTAQINHENVPKKTLYLRESKNKSHTAGIYQENSNVKESSLDRDSPTRGKTASSPFCTPSSPQSSGGSSSRNIGTTQSSISSSSLVSLPSTSANESFNSDVTDVSTRQTGNTNQKQGIKPQRRAGQVGLENEDCSPKMLKFKKGKTTDSQSEKDSSPRRLKYRQVSVQDHERENESGDLRGKGLKRCIANDHSGTAKDNVLKVNLRSQAIEDMKEAPSLFNNVIEVTASKLAETRRSKVKALVGAFETIISLQHPKSSPAIGRS